One Succinivibrio dextrinosolvens DNA window includes the following coding sequences:
- a CDS encoding EscF/YscF/HrpA family type III secretion system needle major subunit: MDLASLGISALQNRMDQQKATLEAAIAKVGSGSGEDQQKDMIMLQFQLGQYNAMVETVSNVTKSMTDMLKSLAQKVS; encoded by the coding sequence ATGGATTTAGCTTCACTTGGTATTTCAGCTTTACAGAACAGAATGGACCAGCAGAAAGCAACTCTTGAAGCTGCAATTGCTAAGGTTGGTAGCGGTTCTGGAGAAGACCAGCAGAAAGATATGATTATGCTGCAGTTCCAGCTTGGTCAGTATAATGCTATGGTTGAGACTGTATCTAACGTTACAAAATCAATGACAGATATGCTAAAGAGTCTTGCTCAGAAGGTTTCTTAA